The Fimbriimonas ginsengisoli Gsoil 348 genome window below encodes:
- a CDS encoding S-methyl-5'-thioadenosine phosphorylase, which produces MNSAEIGVFGGSGFYSLLQDVREVKVDTPYGPPSDAVFLATVNGRKVAFLPRHGRHHTIPPHMINYRANVWAMRSLGCRCIISPCAAGSLQLEVAPGDFVVCDQFVDRTSGRKDTFFDGPIVTHVSPADTYHPILRKLAIEAIRENGITCHETGTVVVIQGPRFSTKSESKWFHDAGWEVINMTQYPEAYLCRELGMGVVNISLITDYDSGVHAGTEAVNAHNVLEVFRSNSEKIKQVVLDLIGKIPADLEQVSTVADLEYTRGDGHAMSPEDIRLFRVLD; this is translated from the coding sequence ATGAATAGCGCAGAAATCGGAGTATTCGGCGGTTCGGGCTTTTATAGCCTGCTGCAAGACGTTCGCGAAGTTAAGGTCGATACCCCTTACGGCCCCCCTAGCGACGCGGTTTTCTTGGCGACGGTGAACGGCCGAAAGGTGGCGTTTCTTCCTCGGCACGGGCGGCACCACACGATTCCGCCCCACATGATCAATTACCGGGCGAACGTCTGGGCGATGCGGTCGCTCGGTTGCCGCTGCATCATCTCGCCGTGCGCGGCGGGTTCGCTCCAGTTGGAGGTCGCCCCAGGCGATTTCGTGGTATGCGACCAATTCGTCGATCGAACGAGCGGTCGTAAAGACACCTTTTTCGACGGACCGATCGTCACCCACGTCTCCCCCGCGGACACCTACCACCCGATCCTGCGAAAGCTCGCGATCGAGGCGATTCGCGAAAATGGAATCACCTGCCACGAGACCGGAACCGTCGTGGTGATCCAAGGCCCGCGCTTCTCGACCAAGTCGGAAAGCAAGTGGTTTCACGACGCCGGCTGGGAAGTAATCAACATGACCCAGTATCCAGAGGCGTACCTATGCCGAGAGCTGGGAATGGGAGTGGTGAATATCTCCCTGATCACCGACTACGACAGCGGCGTTCACGCCGGCACTGAGGCGGTGAACGCCCATAACGTCCTCGAGGTCTTCCGATCGAATTCGGAAAAGATCAAACAGGTTGTGCTCGACTTGATCGGGAAAATTCCCGCCGATTTGGAACAGGTGAGCACCGTCGCTGATCTCGAATACACCCGTGGCGACGGCCACGCGATGAGCCCGGAGGATATCCGGCTCTTCCGCGTATTGGATTGA
- a CDS encoding ABC transporter substrate-binding protein, giving the protein MRRAASLLLLFAFVFGLTGCRQDDNSVALKVRPKRYSKVVSLSPGTTELLMAGLSMYDLKGRTAYDDWPKMSVDKVPVVASVKPDYEKLAALRPDLIVYDASLFNEQDLAKLKTLGADEFKIDANDLDTFRKQVFELGSLTGKETSASDYIDKIYIAQNTAQGALPTPKPRVAVMMPSASGDHYIAGTDSFDANMIRAVGGEPIGPAGTTFVKANPESLVALNPDVIVVGVAKKDQSGVVALLNDPRIKSINAIKNRKIRALDADVLLRRGSRVDLLISGLYRAISG; this is encoded by the coding sequence CAGGACGACAATTCCGTTGCGCTCAAGGTCCGTCCGAAACGGTACAGCAAAGTCGTCAGCCTGTCTCCAGGCACGACCGAGCTTCTGATGGCGGGTCTTTCGATGTACGACCTGAAAGGCAGGACCGCGTACGACGACTGGCCCAAGATGTCGGTCGACAAGGTCCCGGTCGTTGCCTCGGTAAAGCCGGACTACGAAAAGCTTGCCGCGTTGCGCCCCGACCTCATCGTTTACGATGCCTCGCTCTTCAACGAGCAGGATCTCGCCAAGCTCAAAACCTTGGGCGCCGATGAGTTCAAGATCGACGCGAACGATCTGGACACGTTCCGAAAACAGGTGTTCGAGCTCGGCTCGCTCACCGGAAAGGAAACCAGCGCCAGCGACTATATCGACAAGATCTATATCGCCCAAAACACCGCTCAGGGCGCCCTCCCCACGCCGAAGCCGCGGGTTGCCGTGATGATGCCGAGCGCATCCGGCGATCACTACATTGCCGGAACCGACTCATTTGACGCGAATATGATCCGCGCCGTCGGCGGCGAGCCGATCGGACCGGCGGGCACCACGTTCGTCAAGGCAAATCCGGAGTCGCTCGTAGCCCTCAACCCGGACGTGATCGTGGTGGGTGTGGCAAAGAAAGACCAATCGGGAGTCGTCGCGCTTTTGAACGATCCGCGGATCAAGTCGATCAACGCGATCAAGAATCGGAAGATCCGCGCCCTCGACGCGGACGTCCTCTTACGGCGCGGTAGCCGGGTCGACCTGCTTATCAGTGGGCTCTATCGGGCAATTTCTGGTTAG